A window of the Nitrospirota bacterium genome harbors these coding sequences:
- the ggt gene encoding gamma-glutamyltransferase, whose protein sequence is MSVASQQYRQSTGRPVTMGTRAMVSTSHYLASAAGFSMLDRGGSAVDALIAANATLAVVYNHMAGLGGDLFAQVWDPKTSKVEALNGSGRSGERVTIDAYRSKGWDKIHPRGPLAANTVPGAVDAWKQLHQRYGKLEWKELFRPAIQHARGFPISQKFRDYIEQYSDMLQGFETASSILLPGGRAPRAGAILRQPDLASSLSLVAEKGSDVFYRGELAEKIVNGLKQAGGLLTEDDFASHSSDWVEPLRTNYKGYEVTELPPNTQGVATLMILNLIEAMDLQEIGEGTADYYHLMAEAVKLAFADRDRWVTDPATLDIPYDRLLSKEYAAERRRMIDMNRATPEGDIQPGATEPAMAGHGGGDTVYMCAADEDGLCVSLIQSVYFEFGSAFIPPGTGILLQNRGSFFKLDPDHPNALAPRKRTFHTIIPAMALKDGKPALLFGTMGGEGQPQTQTAMLTRMADFGFNVQEAIEAPRWLYGRTWGESSRSLKLEGRIPDGIVTELKRRGHDVQMMEDWSQKMGHAQAIWIDREQGVLHGGADPRGEGLAIGH, encoded by the coding sequence ATGAGCGTAGCATCTCAGCAGTACCGGCAATCTACAGGACGTCCCGTTACTATGGGAACCAGGGCCATGGTGAGCACTTCTCACTATCTCGCCAGCGCGGCAGGATTTTCAATGCTCGACAGGGGAGGTTCCGCTGTTGACGCGCTCATCGCCGCCAATGCGACGCTTGCAGTAGTTTACAACCATATGGCAGGCCTCGGCGGCGATCTGTTTGCCCAGGTATGGGACCCGAAGACGTCGAAGGTAGAGGCATTGAACGGGTCCGGCCGCTCCGGTGAACGGGTCACGATCGATGCGTATCGTTCCAAGGGGTGGGATAAAATTCACCCGAGGGGCCCGCTCGCCGCCAATACCGTTCCCGGTGCGGTTGATGCCTGGAAGCAGCTTCATCAGCGGTACGGCAAACTGGAGTGGAAAGAGCTGTTTCGACCGGCTATTCAGCATGCACGGGGATTCCCTATCTCGCAGAAGTTCCGCGACTACATCGAACAGTATTCTGACATGCTGCAGGGGTTCGAGACCGCATCCTCTATCCTTCTGCCGGGCGGGCGGGCACCGAGGGCAGGCGCCATCCTGCGTCAGCCGGACTTGGCGAGCAGTCTTTCCCTTGTCGCCGAGAAAGGCTCGGATGTCTTTTACCGGGGAGAACTGGCGGAAAAGATAGTAAACGGGCTCAAACAGGCGGGCGGACTCCTGACCGAAGATGATTTCGCTTCCCACTCCTCCGATTGGGTGGAGCCGCTGCGCACCAACTATAAAGGATACGAGGTCACCGAGCTCCCGCCGAACACCCAGGGCGTCGCCACCCTGATGATCCTGAACCTGATCGAGGCAATGGATCTGCAGGAGATCGGCGAGGGAACTGCGGATTACTACCACCTGATGGCCGAGGCGGTGAAGCTCGCCTTTGCGGACCGCGACCGCTGGGTAACCGATCCTGCGACCCTTGACATCCCCTACGACCGGCTGCTCTCGAAGGAGTATGCCGCGGAGCGCCGCCGCATGATCGATATGAACCGGGCCACGCCCGAGGGCGATATCCAACCCGGCGCCACCGAGCCCGCAATGGCGGGGCACGGCGGCGGCGATACTGTTTATATGTGCGCGGCGGATGAGGACGGTCTCTGCGTGTCGCTCATCCAGAGCGTCTATTTCGAGTTCGGATCAGCGTTCATCCCGCCCGGCACCGGCATACTCCTGCAGAACAGGGGCTCGTTCTTCAAGCTCGACCCCGACCATCCCAATGCGCTCGCGCCGCGGAAACGCACCTTTCATACTATCATCCCGGCGATGGCGCTCAAGGACGGCAAGCCTGCGCTTCTGTTCGGGACTATGGGCGGGGAGGGCCAGCCCCAGACCCAGACGGCGATGCTCACCCGTATGGCGGACTTCGGCTTCAATGTCCAGGAAGCGATCGAGGCGCCGCGCTGGCTCTATGGAAGGACCTGGGGCGAATCCTCACGGTCGCTCAAACTGGAGGGACGCATACCGGACGGCATCGTTACGGAGCTGAAGCGTCGCGGCCACGATGTCCAGATGATGGAGGACTGGTCGCAGAAGATGGGACATGCCCAGGCGATATGGATCGATAGAGAGCAGGGTGTGCTGCATGGCGGCGCCGACCCCCGCGGTGAAGGGCTCGCTATCGGCCACTAA
- a CDS encoding L-lactate permease: MKESIDVSFWLWIVAAAPLAAILILLVGLRWKAATAAPVGYFIATIAALTLFQASPRIIALQTVKGVWDAIFILYVIVPALLLYQVSKEAGAFQALRRGIEAYTPNDLLHVLAFGWVFASFLQGITGFGAPIAVTAPLLVAVGVVPVWAVIIPLIGHAWANTFGTLAVAWNGLQLVTEMQSPATTAIIAAVMLLLANLLAGLTIAWLFGKGRGIREGLPVVLIIAAVHGVGQLILAPLVPELAGFLPATIAVGVVIMLGRSRWYRNPTGVETSRVMQKGELQQQRGEDRKKEREEGGSEQKEISLPLALSPYLVLIALIVLVLLIPPVKDALSAFQIGLSFPELETGRGVVTEAADAYSAFSPLTHPGTFLLLSAIFAFVAFRRAGTIDRGRMDEVLIRTIRTSIPSAVALFALVPLAKVMEGSGQTLELALGIAGVATGTVYAFVAPLIGAVGSFMTSSNLSSNILFGPLQERTAAALGVAQAAILAGQTAGAAVGNSIAPSNVLLGIGSVGLTGKTGEVIRRTIIYMLVGVLLAGAVSLLYVLFLSGGAGGPAQ; the protein is encoded by the coding sequence ATGAAGGAAAGCATTGACGTATCCTTTTGGCTCTGGATCGTTGCCGCCGCTCCTCTGGCGGCGATACTCATCCTGCTGGTGGGGCTTCGGTGGAAAGCGGCGACTGCCGCTCCCGTCGGGTACTTCATCGCCACGATCGCGGCCCTGACGCTCTTCCAGGCATCGCCCCGCATCATCGCCCTGCAGACGGTCAAGGGAGTGTGGGATGCGATCTTCATTCTCTATGTGATTGTCCCGGCGCTGCTCCTCTATCAGGTCTCGAAAGAGGCCGGCGCGTTTCAAGCATTGCGGCGCGGTATCGAGGCGTACACCCCGAACGACCTGCTGCATGTCCTCGCCTTCGGCTGGGTCTTCGCCAGCTTCCTGCAGGGCATCACCGGCTTCGGAGCCCCCATAGCCGTAACCGCGCCGCTGCTGGTCGCCGTCGGCGTAGTCCCGGTCTGGGCGGTCATCATCCCTTTGATCGGCCATGCCTGGGCCAATACTTTCGGCACACTGGCTGTGGCCTGGAACGGGCTGCAGCTGGTAACCGAGATGCAGAGCCCGGCTACGACCGCTATCATAGCCGCGGTAATGCTGCTCCTGGCCAACCTTCTGGCCGGACTCACCATCGCCTGGCTCTTCGGCAAAGGGAGGGGCATTCGTGAGGGCCTGCCCGTGGTGCTGATCATAGCAGCGGTCCATGGTGTCGGACAGCTTATCCTCGCGCCGCTCGTGCCCGAGCTGGCCGGCTTCCTTCCGGCGACCATAGCGGTGGGCGTCGTGATCATGCTGGGAAGGAGCCGCTGGTACCGGAACCCCACCGGGGTCGAGACCAGCCGGGTCATGCAGAAAGGCGAGCTGCAACAGCAGCGGGGAGAAGACCGGAAAAAAGAGAGGGAGGAGGGCGGTTCCGAGCAGAAAGAGATATCACTCCCGCTGGCCCTCTCTCCCTATCTTGTGCTGATCGCCCTGATAGTCCTGGTGCTGCTCATTCCTCCCGTTAAAGACGCTCTTTCCGCCTTTCAGATCGGCCTTTCCTTCCCGGAGCTCGAGACGGGACGGGGAGTCGTAACAGAGGCTGCCGATGCATACAGCGCCTTCTCTCCTTTGACACATCCTGGCACGTTTCTGCTTCTCTCTGCGATCTTTGCCTTTGTGGCGTTCCGCAGGGCGGGCACAATAGATCGGGGCAGGATGGATGAGGTGCTGATCAGGACCATTCGCACCAGTATCCCTTCCGCTGTTGCCCTTTTCGCCCTGGTGCCCCTGGCAAAAGTGATGGAAGGCTCCGGGCAGACCCTCGAGCTGGCGCTCGGCATTGCCGGTGTCGCGACCGGAACGGTGTACGCATTCGTCGCGCCGCTGATCGGAGCAGTCGGATCGTTCATGACCTCCAGTAATCTGTCGTCGAACATCCTCTTCGGCCCGCTCCAGGAACGCACCGCAGCCGCCCTGGGCGTTGCGCAGGCGGCGATCCTTGCAGGGCAGACTGCGGGCGCTGCGGTAGGCAACAGCATCGCGCCGAGCAATGTCCTGCTCGGTATCGGTTCGGTGGGTTTGACCGGCAAGACCGGCGAAGTAATTCGCCGTACAATCATCTACATGCTGGTCGGTGTGCTCCTGGCGGGAGCCGTGTCGCTTCTCTATGTGCTCTTTTTGTCGGGAGGAGCAGGAGGGCCTGCACAATGA
- a CDS encoding L-lactate permease: MNAAPPVTPLTWLAAFLPILVLLALLVWRRWSSSAAAPLALAGAVAAALLLYRTPLHTLVVAAGKGIWDAIFVLYVIWPALILYNVANEAGAFGAMQRGLRRLIPDRLLVVLAFAWVLASFIQSIAGFGTNLAVTTPLLIGLGVQPVYAVLLPMIGASWANMFGSLGTAWLATQTVVDIPDTTVMLRYAAALIWVPNLMAGIAIAWFYGKTWALKRGGPAIAALSLIQGGLQFLLVPIIPAIGTFLATSAALGALFILNRWGFYRQQDRDEPHLIFTESGKRAFYEENEEHEAETSAKRTAASGKRGPRERPGMSLTLAFAPYAILAVLAVTALLIPPVNRLLEQFRVGLPFPDATTGFGVEQKAVDAYAAFTPLTHPGTLLLLSAAAGYLLYRGRGLYGKEDTPGSLLSQAAEDALPATTAIAALLLISKVMDHSGETTVLALGIAQVSSPAVYVGASDFIGILGSLVTSSNTASNVLFAPLQATAARAQELSVNLILAAQSAGGAVGNAMAPGDALLGATVAGLSGRIGAVLARALPWTLITGALVSAFTLGIYFLM; the protein is encoded by the coding sequence ATGAACGCCGCTCCGCCGGTCACGCCCCTTACCTGGCTCGCGGCGTTCCTCCCTATTCTGGTTCTCCTGGCGCTGCTGGTGTGGCGCCGCTGGAGCAGCTCGGCCGCAGCCCCCCTCGCTCTGGCCGGTGCGGTAGCTGCCGCGCTGCTTCTTTACCGCACCCCGCTGCACACGCTGGTGGTTGCGGCAGGAAAGGGTATCTGGGACGCTATTTTCGTGCTGTATGTCATCTGGCCCGCGCTCATTCTTTACAATGTGGCCAACGAGGCCGGGGCCTTCGGCGCCATGCAGCGGGGCCTGCGCCGCCTCATACCCGACCGGCTGCTGGTAGTGCTGGCCTTCGCGTGGGTGCTTGCCTCATTCATACAGAGCATCGCCGGCTTCGGCACGAACCTGGCGGTAACGACGCCCCTGCTGATCGGGCTGGGCGTACAGCCGGTGTATGCCGTCCTGCTGCCGATGATCGGGGCGTCGTGGGCCAATATGTTCGGCTCGCTGGGTACCGCATGGCTGGCCACCCAAACCGTCGTCGATATTCCCGATACCACCGTTATGCTGCGGTATGCTGCGGCGCTCATCTGGGTTCCCAACCTGATGGCAGGGATTGCGATCGCCTGGTTTTACGGAAAGACCTGGGCGCTGAAGCGCGGCGGTCCCGCCATAGCAGCGCTCTCGCTGATTCAAGGCGGATTGCAGTTTCTCCTGGTGCCGATAATCCCTGCCATAGGTACGTTCCTCGCAACCTCCGCCGCTCTCGGGGCGCTCTTTATTCTTAATCGCTGGGGGTTCTATCGTCAGCAGGACCGGGATGAGCCGCACCTGATTTTCACCGAGTCGGGGAAGCGGGCCTTTTACGAAGAGAACGAAGAGCATGAAGCAGAAACATCGGCGAAGCGAACGGCGGCTTCAGGAAAACGGGGACCGCGCGAGAGACCGGGCATGTCGCTGACGCTCGCCTTTGCTCCCTACGCCATACTTGCCGTCCTCGCCGTCACTGCGCTGCTGATACCGCCTGTCAACCGTCTCCTCGAGCAGTTCCGGGTGGGCCTGCCCTTCCCGGACGCTACTACCGGGTTCGGAGTGGAGCAGAAAGCGGTCGACGCTTACGCCGCCTTTACTCCGCTGACGCATCCCGGCACCCTGCTGCTGCTCTCGGCTGCGGCGGGCTATCTGCTTTACCGCGGAAGAGGCTTATATGGAAAAGAGGATACGCCCGGATCCCTGCTCTCGCAGGCGGCGGAGGACGCCTTGCCCGCCACCACCGCGATCGCCGCCCTGCTGCTGATCAGCAAGGTGATGGACCACTCGGGTGAAACGACGGTGCTGGCCCTGGGAATAGCGCAGGTATCCTCTCCTGCGGTCTATGTGGGAGCGAGCGACTTCATCGGCATCCTGGGGTCGCTGGTCACCTCATCCAACACGGCCTCGAATGTCCTGTTCGCCCCGCTGCAAGCCACTGCCGCGCGCGCCCAGGAGCTTTCGGTCAACCTGATCCTCGCGGCGCAGTCCGCCGGAGGAGCGGTGGGCAATGCGATGGCTCCCGGCGATGCCCTCCTGGGCGCCACGGTGGCGGGCCTGTCGGGGAGGATAGGGGCTGTGCTGGCGAGAGCGCTGCCGTGGACATTGATAACCGGCGCGCTCGTCTCGGCGTTCACGCTCGGGATCTACTTCTTAATGTGA
- a CDS encoding L-lactate permease, producing MQNQLPITLLHWIVALLPILVLLFLLVFRRWKGPQAGPVSMFTAWAIALLFFRTPFETLAVASAKGVWDAIFILYVIWPALLLYKVADRAGAFEALRLGIRHFSRNRLFLVLAFGWVFVSFLQGIAGFGVPIAVAAPLLVAIGVRPLYAVAIALIGHAWANMFGTLAVGWLATIKVVELENVTGTAFQAALLLWIPDLLAGFTIAWLFGRMSGVRHAWPLVLIISLIHGGGQLALVLWNPVVSTFIPATVALGALYPLSRWERYSEPQDIESDVMQERKGKNETEEREPVMGLWMSVLPYIVLAVSIVIGSGIPQVESILGRFEIGLPFPETTTGYGLTTEATRPYSPFSLFTHPGTYLLLASLIGWAVYRAKGYYRKAGGEKEGIWSGLTGNAIPASIAVTSFLVLSKTMDDSGQTNVLAFGISAVSPPLVYAFFANWIGIVGAFITSSNTASNILFSPLHDTVAQTEQALSQTTLIAAQSTGGAIGNAIAPANIILGTSTTQQTGKLGEILKMTLPWAAVAAVLTGIVTVLINNVTFVR from the coding sequence ATGCAGAATCAACTCCCCATAACGCTGCTTCACTGGATAGTGGCCCTTCTTCCGATCCTCGTCCTCCTCTTTCTCCTCGTCTTCCGCAGGTGGAAGGGGCCGCAGGCAGGCCCGGTGAGCATGTTCACCGCCTGGGCGATCGCACTTCTTTTCTTTCGCACCCCCTTCGAAACTCTGGCGGTCGCCAGCGCAAAGGGCGTCTGGGACGCGATCTTCATTCTCTACGTTATCTGGCCGGCCCTTCTCCTCTATAAAGTAGCTGACCGTGCCGGGGCCTTCGAAGCGCTCAGGCTGGGCATACGCCATTTCAGCCGGAACAGGCTCTTTCTGGTGCTCGCCTTCGGCTGGGTCTTCGTCTCCTTTCTCCAGGGGATTGCGGGATTCGGCGTTCCGATAGCGGTTGCCGCGCCCCTACTCGTCGCAATAGGAGTGAGGCCGCTTTATGCCGTAGCCATTGCGCTGATCGGCCACGCCTGGGCGAACATGTTCGGGACCCTCGCGGTCGGCTGGCTCGCGACCATCAAGGTGGTGGAGCTTGAGAATGTGACCGGGACCGCATTTCAAGCGGCGCTCCTGCTCTGGATCCCCGACCTCCTGGCGGGCTTTACCATTGCGTGGCTCTTCGGCAGGATGAGCGGGGTCCGGCATGCATGGCCCCTCGTCCTCATCATCTCTCTCATCCACGGCGGGGGACAGCTCGCGCTGGTGCTCTGGAATCCGGTCGTTTCGACCTTCATCCCCGCAACCGTCGCATTGGGTGCGCTCTATCCTCTTTCGCGCTGGGAGAGGTACAGTGAGCCTCAAGACATCGAGAGCGACGTCATGCAGGAGCGGAAGGGAAAGAATGAGACGGAAGAGAGAGAGCCTGTCATGGGGCTCTGGATGTCCGTATTGCCCTATATCGTTCTGGCGGTATCAATTGTAATAGGGTCCGGCATCCCCCAGGTCGAAAGCATTCTGGGCCGGTTCGAGATCGGCTTGCCTTTCCCGGAGACGACGACCGGATACGGGCTCACCACAGAGGCGACCCGACCCTATTCACCGTTCAGTCTTTTCACCCATCCCGGCACGTACCTCCTGCTCGCGTCGCTTATAGGCTGGGCAGTATACCGTGCTAAAGGCTATTACCGGAAAGCCGGCGGAGAGAAGGAGGGCATCTGGAGCGGACTGACCGGCAATGCGATCCCCGCCTCGATCGCGGTCACCTCGTTCCTGGTGCTGAGCAAGACAATGGACGATTCGGGACAGACGAATGTGCTGGCGTTCGGCATCTCGGCGGTATCTCCTCCCCTGGTATACGCGTTCTTTGCGAACTGGATCGGGATTGTGGGGGCCTTCATCACATCGAGCAACACCGCCTCGAACATCCTCTTCTCGCCTCTTCACGATACCGTGGCACAGACGGAGCAGGCGCTCTCCCAGACAACGCTCATCGCAGCCCAGTCCACGGGCGGCGCGATCGGCAACGCGATAGCGCCCGCCAATATCATTCTGGGGACGAGCACGACGCAGCAGACCGGCAAGCTCGGCGAGATCCTGAAGATGACGCTCCCCTGGGCAGCCGTTGCCGCGGTATTGACCGGTATTGTCACTGTTCTGATAAATAACGTGACGTTTGTGAGGTAG
- a CDS encoding U32 family peptidase encodes MRKPELLAPAGDFEKLVTALHYGADAVYLGDSRFSLRGKARNFQPEELAAAVSYARARGARVYATVNIFPHNRDLGEIGEHIRVLREIRPDAVILSDPGVFSLFRKRAPEIDIHVSTQANITNTESARFWEELGAKRLILARELSIGEIKEIRDAVGIELEVFVHGSLCLSYSGRCYISSFLASRSANTGECTNSCRWSYALMEEKRPGEYFPVFEDDRGTYIMSSKDLCMVGHLPLLAAAGIDSFKIEGRMKGINYVAGVVKTYREAVDAVARGGEYRVDPRWLRELSMFSSRGYTAGMFFGRQPDNDYNFDGESYRTSHELVGVVLEVNGDRARIGLRNRLDLGDVIEYLSSGVEEQRFTVEAMRDVEGMSIASARNEDTIFMNVPPGVRPNDLIRREKNFRAAPA; translated from the coding sequence ATGAGAAAGCCTGAGCTGCTCGCCCCTGCGGGCGACTTCGAGAAGCTGGTGACCGCGCTCCATTACGGGGCCGATGCGGTCTACCTCGGCGATTCGCGCTTCAGCCTCAGGGGCAAGGCGCGGAACTTCCAGCCCGAAGAGCTTGCGGCAGCGGTCTCCTATGCCCGCGCCCGGGGAGCGAGGGTCTATGCGACCGTGAATATCTTCCCTCACAACAGGGATCTGGGTGAGATCGGGGAGCATATACGGGTCCTCAGGGAGATCAGACCCGATGCGGTCATCCTCTCGGACCCCGGCGTCTTCTCCCTCTTCAGGAAGAGGGCCCCGGAAATCGATATCCACGTCAGCACGCAGGCGAATATCACCAATACGGAATCGGCGCGGTTCTGGGAAGAGCTGGGCGCGAAGCGGCTCATCCTTGCACGGGAGCTGTCGATCGGCGAAATAAAGGAGATCCGCGATGCGGTCGGCATCGAGCTCGAGGTCTTCGTCCACGGGTCGCTCTGCCTCTCCTACTCGGGCCGCTGCTATATCAGCAGCTTTCTCGCCTCCCGGAGCGCCAACACGGGGGAGTGCACCAATTCCTGCCGGTGGAGCTATGCGCTCATGGAAGAGAAGCGTCCGGGAGAGTACTTCCCGGTCTTCGAGGACGACCGGGGCACCTATATCATGAGCTCGAAGGACCTCTGCATGGTCGGGCACCTGCCGCTCCTCGCCGCTGCCGGCATCGACAGCTTCAAGATCGAAGGAAGGATGAAGGGGATCAATTATGTCGCCGGGGTGGTGAAGACTTACCGCGAGGCGGTCGACGCAGTGGCCCGCGGAGGCGAATACCGCGTCGATCCCCGCTGGCTCAGGGAGCTCTCGATGTTCAGCAGCAGGGGATATACGGCGGGCATGTTCTTCGGCAGGCAGCCCGACAACGATTACAACTTCGACGGCGAGAGCTACCGCACGAGCCACGAGCTCGTCGGCGTGGTCCTCGAGGTCAACGGTGATCGTGCAAGGATCGGATTGCGAAACAGACTCGACCTCGGAGATGTAATCGAGTACCTCTCGTCCGGCGTTGAAGAGCAGCGCTTTACTGTTGAAGCGATGCGCGATGTGGAAGGCATGAGTATTGCCTCTGCACGGAATGAGGATACCATTTTCATGAACGTTCCTCCCGGCGTGCGGCCGAACGACCTGATACGAAGAGAGAAAAACTTCAGGGCGGCGCCGGCGTAA
- a CDS encoding helix-turn-helix domain-containing protein: MEAYFNIHQLAKYLKLTEQAINRLVAANKIPSVTTPAGVVIFKKSDIDQWIEEHRKKAQEILENNEII; this comes from the coding sequence ATGGAAGCATATTTTAACATTCACCAGCTCGCAAAGTACCTGAAGCTTACCGAGCAGGCGATCAACCGCCTCGTTGCGGCAAACAAGATACCTTCCGTCACGACCCCGGCCGGGGTCGTCATTTTCAAGAAGAGCGACATCGACCAATGGATCGAGGAGCACAGGAAAAAGGCGCAGGAGATTCTCGAGAATAACGAGATCATCTGA
- the rnhA gene encoding ribonuclease HI, with product MAHDTHRDKQGGKPLVEIFADGACSGNPGVGGFGAILRSGEKERELSGCEPLTTNNRMELLGVIAALEALKRPCRVRVTTDSNYVVKGMSEWLSGWLRNNWRNSQKKEVLNRDLWERLIRAAEPHEATWHWIKGHDGHPENERCDRLAREAIEECRTRMLHEKA from the coding sequence ATGGCGCACGATACCCATCGCGATAAACAGGGCGGTAAGCCGCTCGTCGAGATCTTTGCGGACGGCGCGTGCAGCGGCAATCCGGGCGTCGGCGGCTTCGGGGCGATCCTCAGGTCAGGGGAAAAGGAGCGCGAGCTGTCGGGGTGCGAGCCGTTGACCACCAATAACCGCATGGAGCTGCTCGGCGTCATCGCCGCGCTCGAGGCGCTCAAGCGTCCCTGCAGGGTCAGGGTCACCACGGATTCGAACTATGTGGTGAAGGGCATGAGCGAGTGGCTCTCGGGCTGGCTCCGGAACAACTGGAGGAACTCCCAGAAAAAAGAGGTGCTCAACCGCGACCTCTGGGAACGGCTGATCAGGGCGGCGGAGCCTCACGAAGCGACGTGGCACTGGATCAAGGGGCATGACGGGCACCCGGAGAACGAGCGCTGCGACCGGCTCGCACGCGAGGCGATAGAGGAATGCCGTACGAGGATGCTGCATGAGAAAGCCTGA
- a CDS encoding tetratricopeptide repeat protein → MKRIIAIVLLLFTIGACQQQQEPKGQLPHAGAPLQMPQQNAQEIALLQDAVRKDPGNVTAWIQLGNIMMDTSRFSEAVDAYQKALAIDPRNVDVRVDMATCYRGMGNSAKAVEEYRKAIEINPKHPYAHRNLGVTLLFDLKDKTGAAKEFEKYLELSPFAQDASQIRQTLKELKAGN, encoded by the coding sequence ATGAAGAGGATTATCGCGATTGTTCTATTGCTCTTTACCATAGGCGCGTGCCAGCAGCAGCAGGAGCCGAAAGGCCAGCTGCCCCATGCAGGGGCGCCGCTGCAGATGCCGCAGCAGAATGCCCAGGAGATAGCACTGCTGCAGGATGCGGTAAGGAAGGACCCCGGTAATGTCACTGCATGGATACAGCTCGGCAATATCATGATGGACACCTCGCGTTTCAGCGAAGCTGTCGATGCCTACCAGAAGGCGCTCGCCATAGACCCCAGGAACGTAGACGTGCGCGTCGATATGGCGACCTGCTACCGGGGTATGGGCAACTCGGCCAAGGCGGTCGAGGAGTACCGGAAAGCGATCGAGATCAATCCCAAGCACCCCTATGCACACAGGAATCTCGGGGTAACGCTGCTCTTCGACCTCAAGGACAAGACAGGGGCGGCAAAAGAGTTCGAGAAGTATCTCGAGCTCTCCCCCTTCGCTCAGGATGCGTCCCAGATACGACAAACCCTGAAAGAGCTCAAGGCGGGGAATTAG